A single region of the Chitinophaga niabensis genome encodes:
- a CDS encoding cbb3-type cytochrome c oxidase N-terminal domain-containing protein: protein MLLLSTLSHPVVILLLVISFGLLLAIILLGYTVLSAMDIYREKIKNRYTSLCFAAIPVVEGIPDPIFYLLVTMIGVELLVILALLHTLRVLTGIKTKVRPVRVKKKKINWLEKLNQTKSLDAVSEAEADMGHDYDGIRELNNPTPPWWRWGFYFSIFFGIVYLWRFHISETAPLQLEELKIAETEAAIKKEAYLKNAANNIDENNVQLLTEATDIETGKKLFSANCAACHGPEAQGLVGPNLTDDYWLHGGKVPAIFKTIKYGVPEKGMKSWKDDFSPKQLAQLTSFIKSVHGSNPPNPKAKEGEKDGE, encoded by the coding sequence ATGCTCTTACTTTCCACATTATCTCACCCGGTGGTGATCCTGCTATTGGTGATCAGTTTCGGGTTACTGCTGGCGATCATTCTTCTTGGATATACTGTGTTATCTGCGATGGACATCTACCGGGAGAAGATCAAGAATAGATACACCTCTCTTTGTTTTGCCGCTATTCCGGTGGTAGAAGGGATCCCTGATCCTATCTTTTACCTGCTGGTAACTATGATAGGGGTGGAATTATTGGTGATCCTTGCTTTGCTGCATACGTTAAGGGTGCTTACCGGGATTAAAACAAAGGTCAGGCCGGTGCGGGTAAAGAAGAAAAAAATAAACTGGTTAGAAAAACTGAACCAAACGAAGAGCCTGGATGCTGTCTCCGAGGCAGAGGCAGACATGGGGCATGATTACGATGGCATCCGGGAATTGAATAACCCCACCCCTCCCTGGTGGAGATGGGGTTTCTACTTCAGTATATTTTTTGGCATCGTGTACCTCTGGCGGTTCCATATTTCTGAAACAGCGCCTTTACAACTGGAAGAACTAAAAATAGCAGAAACAGAAGCTGCCATAAAAAAAGAAGCTTACCTGAAGAATGCGGCTAATAACATTGATGAGAACAATGTACAGCTGCTCACGGAAGCAACTGATATCGAAACAGGTAAAAAATTATTCTCTGCTAACTGCGCTGCCTGCCATGGGCCGGAGGCACAGGGACTGGTAGGGCCCAACCTTACAGACGATTACTGGCTGCATGGCGGCAAAGTACCAGCGATCTTCAAGACCATTAAATACGGCGTACCGGAGAAAGGGATGAAATCCTGGAAAGATGATTTCTCTCCCAAACAACTGGCACAGCTCACAAGTTTTATCAAATCGGTGCATGGCAGCAACCCTCCCAATCCTAAAGCGAAAGAAGGAGAAAAAGATGGAGAATGA
- a CDS encoding cytochrome C oxidase Cbb3: MKFIKYLETITGISVYPMASLLIFSVFFLLAAFWALRADKKMMDQISHIPLDNDEPKNQ; the protein is encoded by the coding sequence ATGAAATTCATTAAATACCTCGAAACGATCACCGGCATCAGCGTATACCCGATGGCATCACTGCTGATCTTCTCTGTATTCTTTCTGCTGGCTGCCTTTTGGGCTTTGCGTGCAGATAAAAAGATGATGGACCAGATCAGTCATATCCCTTTAGACAACGACGAACCTAAAAACCAATAG
- the ccoN gene encoding cytochrome-c oxidase, cbb3-type subunit I → MTSLEKFSYDNRPVKWFAYATMFWGLIGMLAGLWAAIELVFPEMNLGFAPVTFGRLRPVHTNAVIFAFVGNGIFMGVYYSLQRLCKARMFSDLLSKVHFFGWQAIIAGGALTLFLGYTTGKEYAELEWPFDIAITLIWVVFGANMLGTILKRRVAHLYVAIWFYIGTWVAIAMLHIINSFEMPLSLFKSYSWYAGVQDALVQWWYGHNAVAFFLTTPYLGLMYYFVPKAADRPVYSYRWSIIHFWALIFIYIWAGPHHLLYTALPEWAQSLGTVFSIMLIAPSWGGMLNGLLTLRGAWDKVREDAILKFFVVALTCYGMATFEGPMLSLKNVNAISHYTDWTIAHVHIGALGWNGFLTFGILYWMIPRLFSTTLYSRKWANTHFWIGTLGIIFYAIPLYWAAFTQSMMWKQFTEEGQLKYQFLETVTTIVPMYALRALGGLLYVSGLILMIVNLTKTIRRGVFVANEPAEAAPLPKVMTTYGKAHWHNWIERRPVQMAVFSLIVVGIGGILELVPTFLIRSNIPTISSVKPYTPLELHGRDIYIREGCYTCHSQMVRPFRDEVARYGEYSKAGEFIYDHPFQWGSKRTGPDLARLGGKYPDSWHYNHMLDPTSMSPGSIMPAYPWLFDNRVDKAATPAMINVMRKLGVPYPDGYEMQAKADYEIQALQITAALHKDKMEIQPDREIVALIAYLQRLGKDIKVKN, encoded by the coding sequence ATGACGTCTCTCGAAAAATTCTCGTACGACAACCGGCCGGTAAAATGGTTTGCCTACGCTACCATGTTCTGGGGGCTGATTGGTATGCTGGCAGGACTTTGGGCTGCTATTGAACTCGTATTCCCGGAAATGAACCTGGGTTTTGCGCCTGTTACCTTTGGCCGTTTAAGACCGGTACACACCAATGCCGTGATCTTTGCTTTTGTGGGGAACGGTATTTTCATGGGCGTGTATTATTCTTTGCAACGCCTCTGTAAAGCACGCATGTTCAGCGACCTGCTCAGCAAGGTCCACTTCTTTGGCTGGCAGGCTATTATTGCCGGCGGTGCCCTCACTTTATTCCTGGGTTATACAACTGGTAAAGAATATGCAGAACTGGAATGGCCTTTCGATATCGCCATTACCCTTATCTGGGTTGTGTTCGGGGCCAATATGCTGGGAACCATCTTAAAGCGCAGGGTAGCACATCTGTATGTAGCGATCTGGTTTTACATCGGTACCTGGGTAGCTATTGCAATGCTGCACATCATCAATTCATTTGAAATGCCCTTATCGCTTTTCAAAAGTTATTCCTGGTATGCAGGTGTGCAGGATGCATTGGTGCAATGGTGGTATGGGCATAATGCGGTGGCCTTTTTCCTCACCACACCTTACCTGGGCCTGATGTATTATTTTGTGCCGAAGGCTGCTGACCGGCCTGTTTATTCCTATCGCTGGTCTATCATTCACTTCTGGGCACTGATCTTTATTTATATCTGGGCCGGGCCGCATCACTTGTTATATACGGCTTTGCCGGAATGGGCACAATCACTCGGCACCGTATTTTCCATTATGCTGATTGCGCCATCCTGGGGTGGTATGCTGAATGGTTTGCTCACTTTACGCGGCGCATGGGATAAAGTACGGGAAGATGCCATTCTTAAATTCTTTGTAGTAGCACTTACCTGTTATGGTATGGCCACTTTTGAAGGGCCGATGCTGTCACTTAAGAATGTAAATGCGATCAGCCACTATACAGACTGGACGATTGCACACGTACACATTGGGGCACTGGGCTGGAATGGTTTCCTCACATTTGGCATCCTCTACTGGATGATACCGCGTTTGTTCTCTACTACCCTCTATTCCCGCAAATGGGCGAATACACACTTCTGGATCGGTACGCTGGGAATAATCTTCTATGCTATTCCGCTTTATTGGGCCGCGTTCACGCAAAGTATGATGTGGAAACAGTTTACGGAAGAAGGGCAACTGAAGTACCAGTTCCTGGAAACAGTTACCACTATTGTGCCGATGTATGCTTTACGGGCATTGGGTGGATTATTGTATGTATCCGGCCTGATACTGATGATCGTGAACCTCACTAAAACTATCCGCCGCGGTGTGTTTGTAGCTAATGAACCAGCGGAAGCAGCGCCTCTGCCTAAAGTAATGACTACTTACGGCAAGGCACACTGGCATAACTGGATAGAGCGCAGACCTGTGCAGATGGCGGTTTTCAGTCTTATTGTGGTGGGCATAGGCGGGATACTTGAACTGGTACCCACCTTCCTCATACGCAGTAATATTCCCACCATCAGCAGCGTGAAACCTTATACACCATTAGAATTACACGGGCGGGATATTTATATCCGGGAAGGCTGTTACACCTGTCACTCTCAAATGGTAAGACCATTCAGGGATGAAGTAGCACGGTACGGAGAGTACTCCAAAGCAGGTGAATTCATTTACGACCATCCATTCCAATGGGGTTCCAAACGTACAGGGCCAGACCTGGCAAGGCTGGGTGGAAAATATCCCGATTCCTGGCATTACAATCACATGCTCGATCCCACTTCTATGTCTCCCGGATCCATTATGCCAGCCTATCCCTGGTTGTTTGATAACCGGGTAGACAAAGCAGCTACACCTGCTATGATCAACGTAATGCGAAAACTGGGTGTGCCTTATCCCGATGGTTATGAGATGCAGGCCAAAGCAGATTATGAGATCCAGGCGCTCCAGATCACCGCGGCCTTACACAAAGACAAAATGGAGATCCAGCCAGACCGGGAAATTGTTGCATTGATCGCTTACCTGCAAAGACTTGGGAAAGATATAAAAGTTAAAAACTAA
- the ccoS gene encoding cbb3-type cytochrome oxidase assembly protein CcoS produces MSVILLLLGASLAVALFFLIAFIWSVKDGQYEDDFSPAHRILFEDKSDKQKTV; encoded by the coding sequence ATGAGCGTGATTCTATTATTACTGGGCGCAAGCCTGGCGGTAGCGCTATTTTTTCTTATAGCCTTTATCTGGTCAGTAAAAGACGGCCAATATGAAGATGATTTCTCCCCTGCACACCGCATCCTCTTTGAAGACAAAAGCGATAAACAAAAAACTGTATGA
- a CDS encoding heavy metal translocating P-type ATPase, with translation MQQQCVHCGELTIHEKFCCNGCKMVYELLQENGLCTYYQLNDKPGVAQRTVVREDKFAFLDDARIQQQLIHYQDAAQTHITFHIPNIHCSSCLWLLENLHRLDPGIQQVNVNFSKKEATVVFFQEQTSLRKVAELLTSTGYEPYISLQDLKKKKPPVNRMLIYQLGVAGFCFANIMLLSFPEYFSGEGAMMPVFRYLNLVLSLPVFFFSAQAFYRSAWSGLKHGFLHIDAPIVLAIVVTFVRSVTDVLSGTGGGYFDSMTGIVLFMLIGRILQDKTYQGLSFDRDYTAYFPIAVHVTGKGPVQLPEVKTGDTLLIHHQELIPADGILVKGSAVIDYSFVTGESMPVEKQMGEIVYAGGKQLSGNIEVLTIKEVAQSYLTSLWNREEHKKSSKSFIHLPGQYFAWTVLFIAAVTAIYWGIYDQSKIWPAVTSILIVACPCALLLAGSFTNGHILRILSRNKLYLRNAQAIENLANADHIVFDKTGTLTGATTTQAGWNGRSLLLSETKAIAAIAAQSQHPASRAILAYCGKPVITHVARFAEDTGRGLQGWVHQMHVQLGNAAYVGAKDTKDSAVHVNINGDHAGYFILGNTYREGITPMLQQLQKTHTLSVLSGDNAGEAPRLRKIMGKDATLRFQQQPHEKLDYIIDLQQKGHHVLMIGDGLNDAGALKQSDIGISLTENSNNFTPASDGILEAKQLPKLPAFIRLCKANKRIIIISFIFSLLYNITGLYFAVQGILSPLTAAILMPASSISIVLLTYGLSEWAGLRLRTDEYQYRL, from the coding sequence ATGCAACAACAATGTGTCCACTGCGGGGAATTGACCATTCATGAAAAGTTCTGCTGCAACGGTTGTAAAATGGTCTATGAGCTATTACAGGAGAATGGCCTTTGTACTTACTATCAGCTGAACGACAAACCAGGTGTGGCGCAACGTACTGTTGTACGGGAAGATAAATTTGCGTTCCTGGACGATGCAAGGATCCAACAACAACTGATCCATTACCAGGATGCAGCACAAACACATATTACCTTCCACATCCCCAACATCCATTGCAGTTCCTGCCTCTGGTTGCTGGAAAACCTCCACCGGCTTGATCCGGGCATACAACAGGTGAATGTTAATTTTAGTAAAAAGGAAGCTACCGTTGTATTCTTCCAGGAACAAACGAGCTTACGAAAAGTAGCAGAACTGCTCACCAGTACAGGTTATGAGCCTTATATCAGCCTGCAGGACCTGAAAAAGAAAAAACCTCCTGTTAACCGCATGCTGATCTACCAGCTGGGTGTGGCCGGTTTCTGTTTTGCTAATATCATGCTGCTGAGCTTTCCGGAATACTTTTCAGGGGAAGGGGCCATGATGCCTGTTTTCAGGTACCTGAACCTGGTCTTATCACTTCCGGTGTTCTTCTTCAGTGCGCAGGCTTTTTACAGATCGGCCTGGAGCGGATTGAAACATGGGTTCCTGCATATAGATGCCCCGATTGTACTGGCAATTGTTGTTACGTTTGTACGCAGTGTAACGGACGTGCTTTCCGGAACCGGTGGTGGTTATTTTGATTCGATGACGGGCATTGTGCTGTTCATGCTCATCGGGCGGATCTTACAGGATAAAACTTACCAGGGTTTATCTTTTGATCGCGACTATACCGCCTATTTTCCCATAGCCGTACATGTTACCGGAAAAGGCCCGGTGCAGTTACCGGAAGTTAAAACAGGTGATACACTGCTCATCCATCACCAGGAACTGATACCGGCAGACGGTATACTGGTAAAAGGTTCCGCGGTGATCGATTATAGTTTTGTGACCGGGGAATCCATGCCGGTGGAAAAGCAGATGGGTGAGATCGTATATGCAGGTGGTAAACAACTGTCCGGCAATATAGAGGTCCTGACCATTAAAGAAGTGGCACAAAGTTACCTCACCAGTTTATGGAACAGGGAAGAACATAAGAAATCCTCCAAATCCTTTATTCATCTGCCCGGGCAATATTTTGCATGGACGGTATTATTCATTGCAGCAGTCACCGCTATTTACTGGGGCATCTATGATCAATCAAAGATCTGGCCGGCAGTTACTTCCATCCTCATTGTTGCCTGCCCCTGCGCTTTATTGCTGGCGGGATCTTTTACCAATGGGCATATATTAAGGATCCTCAGCAGAAATAAATTATACCTGCGGAACGCACAGGCCATAGAGAACCTGGCGAACGCAGATCATATTGTATTTGATAAAACAGGTACCCTCACTGGCGCTACTACCACACAGGCCGGCTGGAATGGGAGATCACTTTTATTGTCAGAAACAAAAGCCATTGCGGCTATTGCAGCACAATCACAACATCCTGCCAGCAGAGCCATCCTTGCTTATTGCGGCAAACCGGTGATCACCCATGTTGCCCGTTTTGCTGAAGATACAGGGAGAGGATTACAGGGCTGGGTACACCAAATGCATGTGCAATTAGGTAACGCAGCTTATGTAGGTGCTAAGGATACAAAGGACAGTGCGGTACATGTGAATATCAATGGTGATCATGCAGGCTATTTTATACTGGGTAATACATACAGGGAAGGCATCACGCCCATGCTGCAACAACTCCAAAAAACACATACGCTCTCCGTATTATCAGGGGATAATGCAGGAGAAGCACCACGTTTGAGGAAGATCATGGGCAAAGATGCCACCCTGCGTTTCCAACAACAGCCACATGAAAAGCTGGATTATATCATAGACTTACAGCAAAAAGGACATCATGTGCTGATGATCGGAGACGGGCTGAATGATGCAGGTGCGTTAAAACAAAGCGACATTGGTATTTCACTCACAGAGAACAGCAACAATTTCACACCTGCCAGCGATGGTATCCTGGAAGCAAAACAGTTACCGAAACTCCCCGCATTCATCCGTTTATGCAAAGCCAACAAACGGATCATTATCATCAGTTTCATTTTCTCCCTGCTCTACAACATAACGGGTTTATACTTTGCGGTACAGGGCATTTTATCACCTTTAACCGCGGCGATCTTAATGCCTGCCAGCTCCATCAGCATTGTATTACTCACCTATGGATTAAGTGAATGGGCCGGGCTCAGGTTACGGACTGATGAGTATCAGTACCGCCTTTGA
- a CDS encoding L,D-transpeptidase family protein, whose product MKYLSKGWILLLILAVAACGRKKGQPRQQEIVKDLRQLDEVVPEQIAERLEYIAGNDGAMEDSIAVFRLSALQYVYQQNNGAAKWSKDGRANAAVSSMLQLINTADDYGLVKAHYHADPLRTSSARLKNEKRDAALWAKMDVFLTDAFLRMAYQLHYGIAPRDSITLRKDSLLSDTVLAGLLQEALSRGNVTSVLAQQEPIHPGYTALKEGIQLYKQHYGNRHWDTLPQAYTDTLQFRHQLGLRLLQSGHLDTTGVGLTDSLALRKAVKAFQNEFNIYPDGVAGKRTIQVLNKQPEDWLLQAAINLDRWRKLPDTLPLRYLMVNIPAFRLNVYENGDSAVESRVIVGNPRTRTPVLNSVMTNFVLYPYWRVPYSIVFKEMLPQIRKNVNYLAEKNLEVVDHQGNVISPDSINWSKLGRNYFPYVLRQMDGLDNSLGIMKFNFSNKFSVYLHDTNNRSLFSNSNRALSHGCVRVQQWDSLAMYMVRHDPKPYIRDSVRTWLVREEKKQYNLTERIPIYIRYFTAELRNHKMQFYEDIYGEDKTLMKYFTAK is encoded by the coding sequence ATGAAGTATCTTTCGAAGGGCTGGATATTACTCCTCATCTTAGCAGTAGCCGCCTGTGGCCGTAAAAAGGGGCAACCCCGGCAACAGGAGATCGTAAAAGACCTGCGGCAGCTGGATGAAGTGGTGCCAGAGCAAATAGCAGAGCGACTGGAATATATTGCAGGCAACGATGGGGCTATGGAGGACAGTATAGCTGTTTTCCGCCTCTCCGCCCTCCAATACGTTTACCAGCAGAACAATGGAGCCGCAAAATGGTCCAAAGACGGCAGAGCGAATGCCGCGGTGTCTTCTATGTTGCAGCTCATCAACACGGCCGATGATTACGGCCTGGTAAAAGCCCATTACCATGCAGATCCCCTCCGCACCTCATCAGCACGATTAAAGAACGAAAAACGGGATGCCGCCCTCTGGGCAAAAATGGATGTATTCCTAACAGATGCATTCCTTAGGATGGCTTACCAGTTACATTACGGTATTGCTCCCCGGGATAGCATCACCCTCCGCAAAGATTCCCTTCTTTCTGATACGGTACTGGCTGGTCTTTTACAGGAAGCCCTTTCAAGAGGGAATGTAACGTCTGTGCTTGCACAGCAGGAACCTATCCACCCTGGTTATACTGCTCTCAAAGAAGGCATACAATTATATAAACAACATTACGGCAACCGCCACTGGGATACCTTGCCACAGGCATACACAGATACACTGCAGTTTCGGCATCAGTTAGGTCTGCGCTTATTACAAAGCGGGCACCTGGATACTACGGGTGTAGGATTAACAGATTCCCTCGCACTGAGAAAAGCCGTAAAAGCATTCCAGAATGAATTCAATATCTACCCGGATGGCGTGGCCGGAAAACGTACTATCCAGGTACTCAATAAACAGCCGGAAGACTGGCTCCTGCAAGCCGCCATCAACTTAGACCGCTGGCGCAAACTACCGGATACTTTGCCGCTGCGTTACCTGATGGTAAATATCCCTGCCTTCCGTTTAAACGTATACGAAAATGGTGATTCGGCTGTAGAATCCCGCGTGATAGTAGGTAATCCCCGTACACGCACACCCGTATTGAATTCCGTAATGACCAACTTTGTGTTGTATCCTTACTGGCGGGTGCCCTACAGCATTGTGTTCAAGGAAATGCTGCCACAGATCAGGAAAAATGTAAACTACCTCGCAGAAAAGAACCTGGAAGTGGTAGATCATCAGGGCAATGTGATCAGCCCCGATTCCATTAACTGGTCTAAACTTGGAAGGAATTACTTCCCTTATGTGTTACGGCAGATGGATGGCCTGGATAATTCCCTCGGCATCATGAAGTTCAACTTCAGCAACAAGTTCAGCGTATACCTCCACGACACCAATAACCGGAGCCTTTTCAGCAATTCCAACCGCGCACTCAGCCATGGCTGCGTACGTGTGCAACAATGGGATAGCCTGGCCATGTATATGGTCCGCCATGATCCCAAACCTTATATCCGTGATAGTGTGCGTACCTGGCTGGTGCGTGAGGAAAAGAAACAATACAATCTCACAGAAAGGATCCCCATCTATATCCGTTACTTCACAGCCGAATTGCGTAACCACAAAATGCAGTTCTACGAAGACATTTACGGAGAGGATAAAACACTGATGAAATACTTTACGGCTAAATAA
- a CDS encoding NADPH-dependent F420 reductase: protein MSQSISKVAVIGLGNIGTVVAANLVKGNRSVIIADRKPERSQALAAELGALAQSRDIQAAIKEADIIVLAVWFNTIKELLEKYAAEFEGKIIVDPSNPIAPDDNGGFKKIIDANQSAGQINKAILPKNAKLVKALGTLGVATLESAAFQQPERSVLFYATDNSSINGTVEELIKDSGFDPIRIGGLDQSIRIEVFGDLHEFGALGKTVTLAAAQSKL from the coding sequence ATGTCACAGTCCATTTCAAAAGTTGCAGTTATCGGTTTAGGAAATATTGGTACGGTAGTAGCTGCCAATCTCGTAAAAGGAAACCGTTCCGTAATTATTGCTGACCGTAAACCAGAGAGATCGCAGGCGCTGGCTGCTGAATTAGGCGCGCTTGCTCAATCAAGGGACATTCAGGCAGCGATCAAAGAAGCGGATATTATAGTTCTGGCTGTTTGGTTTAATACTATCAAAGAACTGCTTGAAAAATATGCTGCTGAATTTGAAGGTAAGATAATCGTGGACCCTTCTAACCCAATTGCTCCGGACGACAATGGCGGGTTTAAGAAAATTATTGATGCCAACCAGTCCGCCGGCCAGATCAACAAAGCTATCCTTCCTAAAAATGCGAAACTGGTGAAGGCCTTGGGTACTTTAGGCGTTGCCACCCTGGAGAGTGCAGCTTTCCAACAGCCTGAACGATCTGTGCTGTTTTATGCTACTGACAACAGCAGTATCAACGGCACCGTTGAAGAACTGATTAAAGACAGCGGTTTTGATCCTATTCGTATTGGAGGTCTGGACCAATCTATCCGTATTGAAGTGTTTGGTGATCTGCATGAATTTGGCGCGTTGGGAAAAACGGTGACCCTTGCAGCGGCACAATCGAAATTATAA
- a CDS encoding Crp/Fnr family transcriptional regulator, with amino-acid sequence MAKKTLTDAVAPLINYFDDLLPLNKMEKDLVREKFQHRLFRKRQYVLQEDEICTHFNFVVRGCLRMYKIDDNGVIHILQFAIEDHWISDLGSFHGLQPSALNIDAVEDTVVLQISRDDLITLYTSAPKFDRIFRVLIENSFVRLQQRLLQNISSTAEERYQSFLDSYPHLAGRLSQIQIAAFLGITPEFLSRLKGRKTTKKLPKS; translated from the coding sequence ATGGCAAAAAAGACACTCACTGACGCCGTAGCACCCTTAATTAATTATTTTGATGACCTTCTTCCGCTCAATAAAATGGAAAAGGACCTTGTACGGGAAAAGTTCCAGCACCGTCTTTTCCGGAAAAGGCAATACGTGTTGCAGGAGGACGAGATCTGCACACACTTCAACTTTGTTGTTCGTGGATGTTTAAGGATGTACAAAATAGATGATAACGGCGTCATCCATATACTGCAATTTGCCATTGAGGATCATTGGATCAGTGACCTGGGAAGTTTTCATGGCCTGCAACCTTCAGCGCTGAACATTGATGCCGTGGAAGACACGGTTGTGCTGCAGATCAGCCGCGATGATCTCATTACTTTATATACATCCGCACCAAAGTTTGACCGTATCTTCCGGGTTTTAATAGAGAACAGTTTTGTAAGGCTGCAACAGCGCTTACTGCAAAATATCAGTTCAACGGCTGAAGAACGTTATCAATCGTTCCTGGACAGCTATCCCCATCTGGCAGGCAGGCTCTCACAGATCCAAATAGCCGCGTTCCTGGGTATCACACCAGAGTTCCTGAGCAGGCTCAAAGGCAGGAAAACAACCAAAAAACTGCCAAAATCTTAA
- a CDS encoding class I SAM-dependent methyltransferase — translation MEFWESAFNEKQEMWGLEPAKSAVLTKDLFVQHAVRTVLIPGIGYGRNAKIFVDSGMEVTGIEISKTAIEMARKHYGQDMVIHHGSVTDMPFDNNLYDGIFCYALIHLLDSNERAKLIRDCYHQLSEGGYMVFTVITKEAQTYGQGTLISKDRYEMFGGVKMFFYDRESIHAEFDQAGLLEITEVTENYPFFLIKCRK, via the coding sequence ATGGAATTCTGGGAATCAGCTTTTAACGAAAAACAGGAAATGTGGGGCTTAGAGCCGGCAAAGTCTGCTGTATTAACGAAGGATCTTTTTGTTCAGCACGCTGTGCGTACGGTGCTTATTCCTGGCATTGGCTATGGGCGGAACGCTAAGATCTTCGTGGATAGCGGCATGGAAGTAACGGGGATTGAAATCTCCAAAACTGCTATTGAAATGGCGAGGAAACATTATGGCCAGGATATGGTGATCCATCATGGGTCTGTAACTGATATGCCATTTGACAATAACCTGTATGACGGGATCTTTTGTTATGCTTTGATACATCTGCTGGATAGTAATGAAAGGGCGAAATTGATCCGTGATTGCTATCATCAACTGTCCGAAGGCGGGTATATGGTATTTACGGTTATTACAAAGGAAGCGCAGACCTATGGGCAGGGAACATTAATAAGCAAGGACCGTTATGAGATGTTCGGTGGTGTTAAGATGTTCTTTTACGACAGGGAATCCATTCATGCGGAGTTTGACCAGGCTGGATTGCTTGAGATCACTGAGGTTACCGAAAACTATCCTTTCTTTCTGATCAAATGCAGGAAATAA